The following coding sequences are from one Paenibacillus stellifer window:
- a CDS encoding phosphoribosyltransferase family protein: MAARINKKRSFLFVSKVLGKHIPVDPYTPLLTGAALGLLLYRRQWERLKEVEAAQMQGSLYAAEAASGQEQAGGQAELAGQAGDAGNARNAGEASAEAPGPATDHIHPGVTLGEAEERLAEAARLLETAVRGLSQPEFAREAYTELAGAKLVLPEPVLFIGYAETATALGHSMFRLFHDGAAYIHTTREDIPELSSAISFEEEHSHAVDHLCYTLDPELLSGGEPVVLVDDEITTGNTVVNTIRDMQSKFPRSDYVVASILDWRTGANREAYAALEQELGIRIASLCLLEGSIEVSGTPLLEASAAPSAAHGAAGEATGSARRASAPVNLSLLQDGMDRLPVSSRDSLGEINAAPYIRGSGRFGIRSGDNEELDLAASAVAMRLQALREGGPALVLGTGEFMYLPMRIAAAMGEGVSYQSTTRSPIYPVDKPGYGVASAEAYPSAGDPGIINYLYNIAPDQYDDIFVLLEREVPIPRIQPMLDVLDKLAGRRVHVIMLGGGPGKEE; this comes from the coding sequence ATGGCCGCCCGCATTAACAAAAAGCGCAGCTTTCTGTTCGTCAGCAAGGTGCTCGGCAAGCATATTCCAGTTGACCCCTATACACCGCTGCTGACGGGAGCCGCGCTCGGCCTGCTGCTGTACCGCCGGCAGTGGGAGCGCCTGAAGGAGGTGGAGGCGGCCCAAATGCAGGGAAGCTTGTATGCGGCGGAAGCGGCCTCCGGGCAAGAGCAGGCGGGCGGGCAAGCCGAGCTAGCCGGGCAAGCAGGGGATGCCGGGAATGCCCGGAATGCCGGGGAGGCGAGCGCTGAAGCTCCGGGACCGGCAACCGACCATATCCATCCCGGCGTCACGCTCGGCGAGGCGGAAGAGCGGCTGGCAGAAGCGGCCCGGCTGCTGGAGACGGCGGTCCGGGGCTTGTCGCAGCCGGAGTTTGCGCGGGAGGCTTACACCGAGTTAGCCGGTGCGAAGCTCGTTCTGCCGGAGCCCGTTCTGTTCATCGGCTACGCGGAGACCGCGACTGCGCTTGGCCACAGCATGTTCCGGCTGTTTCATGACGGCGCTGCTTACATTCATACGACGCGCGAGGATATTCCGGAGCTGTCTTCGGCGATCTCCTTCGAGGAAGAGCATTCCCACGCGGTCGACCATCTGTGCTACACGCTGGACCCGGAGCTGTTGTCCGGCGGCGAGCCTGTAGTTCTGGTCGATGACGAAATTACGACTGGTAACACGGTCGTCAACACGATCCGGGATATGCAGTCCAAATTTCCGCGAAGCGACTATGTGGTGGCTTCGATTTTGGACTGGCGCACAGGGGCGAACCGGGAAGCCTACGCCGCTCTTGAGCAGGAGCTGGGAATTCGCATAGCTTCCCTCTGTCTGCTGGAGGGAAGCATCGAAGTGAGCGGAACGCCTCTGCTGGAGGCGTCAGCAGCACCGTCCGCCGCACACGGCGCAGCGGGCGAAGCTACCGGAAGTGCAAGAAGAGCGTCGGCTCCGGTCAACCTGTCCCTGCTGCAGGACGGCATGGACCGCCTTCCTGTCTCTTCGCGTGATTCACTCGGCGAAATCAATGCCGCGCCCTATATCCGCGGCTCAGGGCGGTTCGGCATCCGTTCCGGCGACAATGAGGAGCTGGATCTGGCCGCTTCCGCCGTTGCCATGCGGCTTCAGGCGCTAAGAGAAGGCGGCCCTGCCCTGGTTCTGGGCACGGGGGAATTCATGTATTTGCCGATGCGGATTGCGGCTGCTATGGGCGAAGGAGTGTCCTATCAGTCGACGACCCGCAGTCCGATTTATCCGGTGGACAAACCGGGATACGGGGTGGCCAGCGCGGAAGCGTATCCGTCGGCGGGCGATCCCGGAATCATCAATTATTTGTATAATATTGCGCCGGATCAATACGACGATATCTTCGTGCTGTTGGAGCGGGAAGTGCCGATTCCCCGCATCCAGCCTATGCTGGATGTGCTGGACAAGCTGGCCGGACGCAGAGTTCATGTCATTATGCTGGGCGGCGGCCCGGGGAAGGAGGAGTAG
- a CDS encoding formate/nitrite transporter family protein gives MENEALLKVEQLALKKQKIYRNSIFRYIARAMLASMFIGFGVIVAFKTGNFFFMEQSPLTYPMAAVTFGAAIILISYGGGDLFTGDTFYYTYTALRRKMRWTDVGRMWVLSYIGNILGAGAFALLIYLTGLFDASNVNGFLLSVVEHKMEAPAFELFWRAILCNWLVCLAFFVPMSMKTDGAKMFAMVLFVFCFFISGYEHSIANMCTFAIALVLNHPGTISWGGVFHNLIPVTFGNLIGGGVLMGVMYYYVNKPFLDTEDHA, from the coding sequence ATGGAAAACGAAGCGCTGCTTAAAGTCGAGCAACTTGCTCTAAAGAAGCAAAAGATCTACCGAAACAGCATTTTTCGCTATATCGCCCGCGCCATGCTGGCCAGTATGTTCATCGGATTCGGCGTTATCGTCGCATTCAAGACGGGCAACTTCTTCTTCATGGAGCAGTCTCCGCTCACGTATCCGATGGCTGCCGTCACCTTCGGCGCTGCCATCATTCTGATCTCCTACGGCGGAGGGGATCTATTCACCGGCGACACGTTCTACTACACCTATACGGCCCTGCGCCGGAAAATGCGGTGGACCGATGTCGGGCGAATGTGGGTGCTGAGCTATATCGGCAATATTTTGGGCGCGGGGGCTTTCGCACTGCTCATTTATTTGACCGGGTTGTTCGATGCCTCGAATGTGAACGGCTTCCTGCTGAGCGTCGTGGAGCACAAAATGGAAGCTCCCGCTTTCGAACTCTTCTGGCGGGCTATCCTCTGTAACTGGCTCGTCTGCCTGGCCTTCTTCGTCCCCATGTCCATGAAGACCGACGGGGCCAAAATGTTCGCCATGGTGCTGTTCGTCTTCTGCTTCTTCATTTCCGGCTACGAGCACAGCATCGCCAACATGTGTACCTTTGCCATCGCGCTTGTGCTGAACCATCCGGGCACGATCTCCTGGGGAGGCGTGTTTCATAATCTGATCCCGGTTACCTTCGGCAATCTCATCGGCGGCGGCGTGCTGATGGGCGTCATGTATTATTATGTGAACAAGCCGTTTCTGGATACGGAAGATCATGCTTAA
- a CDS encoding cysteine protease StiP family protein, giving the protein MKETERAEWMERMIAPPVPLGSYHPGDVTFLLKDLSGADLERGTSERETAIQSGVHYSEMLPVEYRPTEPYIRLFHETLDESAARVAEAAAAVAELIWARKGPEAVLVSLARAGTPIGVLVKRYLLQAYGADLPHYSISIIRGKGIDENALLYMLQRHGREARLQFIDGWTGKGAIRQVLIEACRSFAARYGIALDDDLAVLADPGHCSATFGTREDYLIPSACLNSTVSGLMSRTVLRDDLIGPGEFHGAKFYAEWMEEDVSNLFVDKIASHFDSVAEEGRRRAAAILASPPQVTWQGLADIEAIRERYGIADINLVKPGVGETTRVLLRRVPWKILVDRPDNPHLRHIRLLAEDRGVPIEVFPGLTYSCCGLIKPLKGDAP; this is encoded by the coding sequence ATGAAGGAGACGGAGAGAGCGGAATGGATGGAGAGAATGATCGCGCCGCCGGTTCCGCTGGGCAGCTATCACCCGGGGGATGTTACCTTTCTGCTGAAGGATCTCAGCGGAGCCGATCTGGAGCGCGGCACGTCGGAGCGTGAGACCGCCATCCAGTCAGGCGTGCATTACTCGGAAATGCTGCCGGTGGAATACCGGCCGACAGAGCCGTACATCCGCCTGTTCCATGAGACGCTGGACGAATCAGCGGCCCGCGTGGCGGAGGCTGCCGCCGCCGTTGCCGAGCTGATCTGGGCGCGGAAGGGGCCGGAGGCGGTTCTGGTATCGCTAGCGAGAGCCGGCACACCGATCGGCGTGCTGGTCAAGCGTTATCTTCTTCAGGCCTATGGGGCCGATCTCCCCCATTACAGCATTTCGATCATCCGGGGCAAGGGAATCGACGAGAATGCGCTGCTCTATATGCTGCAGCGGCACGGCCGGGAAGCCCGGCTCCAGTTCATAGACGGCTGGACGGGCAAGGGGGCGATCCGGCAGGTGCTGATTGAAGCATGCCGGAGCTTTGCAGCCCGGTACGGCATCGCGCTTGATGACGATCTCGCGGTGCTGGCCGATCCTGGGCACTGCTCGGCTACGTTTGGAACGCGCGAGGATTATTTGATTCCGAGCGCTTGTCTGAATTCGACCGTCTCGGGCCTGATGAGCCGGACTGTACTGCGGGACGACTTGATCGGACCCGGAGAGTTCCATGGAGCCAAGTTCTACGCGGAGTGGATGGAGGAGGATGTGTCGAATCTGTTCGTCGACAAGATCGCCTCCCATTTCGACTCCGTCGCCGAAGAAGGGCGCCGCAGGGCCGCCGCTATACTGGCATCACCGCCGCAGGTGACCTGGCAGGGGCTGGCGGATATCGAGGCCATCCGGGAACGGTACGGCATTGCCGACATCAACCTCGTCAAGCCCGGTGTGGGCGAGACGACGCGCGTGCTGCTGCGCCGCGTGCCCTGGAAGATCCTCGTCGACCGGCCGGATAATCCGCATCTCCGCCATATCAGACTGCTGGCGGAAGACCGGGGCGTCCCGATCGAAGTCTTCCCGGGACTGACCTATTCCTGCTGCGGCTTGATCAAGCCGCTGAAAGGAGATGCGCCATGA
- a CDS encoding ATP-grasp domain-containing protein, translating into MKPVRVYFNRWFSVAYHYMNLIRENPDGVPFTIYATHPDINHMSLQGADIAETEPELTGLAYVEFCLDFCRRHAIDVFIPRLHMLEISRHIARFDEIGTKVLVCRDTELLESVMLKASFYERVRATGIMPVPEYRIVRSAEAFGEACRELGDMGYRVCFKPNDSEGGLGFRIIDNKRDHLADLFGYVTPYISLEEAQTILAKASSFPDLMVMELLEGDEYSIDCLSDGEGRLLAAVPRRKAGGRLRLLERHPDFLELAARVAETFRFPYNFNIQMKYNQETAKLLEINPRMSGGLHLSCLSGINFPYLAVKSALGGKVPAMELEADILATHIEQPVIVQRREYQLPERFN; encoded by the coding sequence ATGAAGCCCGTCCGCGTCTATTTTAACCGCTGGTTCTCGGTCGCCTATCACTATATGAATCTCATTCGCGAGAATCCGGATGGCGTGCCGTTCACGATTTATGCAACCCATCCCGATATTAATCATATGTCGCTTCAGGGGGCCGATATTGCCGAGACGGAGCCTGAACTCACAGGGCTGGCCTATGTGGAGTTCTGCCTGGATTTCTGCCGCAGGCACGCTATCGACGTGTTCATTCCCCGGCTGCACATGCTTGAGATTTCGCGGCATATCGCGCGGTTTGACGAGATCGGAACCAAGGTGCTGGTGTGCCGGGATACGGAGCTGCTGGAGAGCGTCATGCTCAAGGCCAGCTTTTACGAGCGCGTACGGGCAACCGGCATTATGCCGGTTCCCGAATACCGGATTGTCCGCAGCGCAGAAGCTTTCGGCGAAGCCTGCCGAGAGCTCGGGGACATGGGCTACCGCGTCTGCTTCAAGCCCAATGATTCCGAGGGCGGCCTCGGGTTCCGGATCATCGACAACAAGCGGGATCACCTTGCGGACCTGTTTGGCTACGTGACGCCCTACATTTCCCTGGAGGAGGCGCAGACGATTCTGGCGAAGGCGTCCTCCTTCCCCGATCTGATGGTGATGGAGTTGCTGGAGGGGGATGAATACAGCATTGACTGCCTGTCTGACGGAGAGGGCCGTCTGCTTGCAGCGGTTCCGCGCCGGAAGGCGGGCGGACGCCTGCGCTTGTTGGAACGGCATCCTGATTTCCTGGAGCTTGCGGCCCGGGTGGCGGAAACCTTCCGTTTTCCCTACAACTTTAATATCCAAATGAAGTATAACCAAGAGACGGCGAAATTGCTGGAGATCAATCCCAGAATGTCAGGCGGGTTGCATCTGTCCTGTCTGTCCGGCATTAATTTCCCCTATTTGGCGGTAAAAAGCGCGCTCGGCGGCAAAGTTCCGGCGATGGAGCTGGAAGCCGATATTTTGGCAACCCATATCGAGCAGCCGGTGATTGTCCAGCGGCGGGAGTACCAGCTGCCGGAGCGATTCAATTGA
- a CDS encoding rhodanese-like domain-containing protein, whose amino-acid sequence MNVRPKSQVLAVPAAGPAEAAAHFAAKEAFETDVADVAYDLREGLADFILVDVRDARSFEEAHLPGAVSIPSGRLHPGDEERLPRGRTLVLYCWGPACNGASKAAARLARQGYAVKEMLGGIEYWRKEGGPLEGTLRGEAPLYYRMPAWPER is encoded by the coding sequence ATGAACGTACGACCCAAAAGCCAGGTATTGGCGGTTCCTGCCGCCGGCCCCGCAGAAGCGGCGGCCCACTTCGCCGCCAAGGAAGCCTTCGAGACCGATGTCGCCGATGTTGCATACGATCTCCGCGAAGGCCTCGCGGACTTCATCCTGGTCGATGTCCGCGACGCCCGCTCATTCGAGGAGGCGCATCTGCCCGGCGCGGTATCCATTCCTTCCGGCCGGCTGCATCCCGGCGATGAAGAGAGGCTTCCCCGCGGTCGGACGCTGGTGCTGTACTGCTGGGGCCCCGCCTGCAACGGAGCGAGCAAAGCGGCGGCAAGGCTGGCCCGCCAGGGGTACGCCGTCAAGGAGATGCTTGGCGGCATCGAATATTGGCGGAAGGAGGGCGGCCCGCTGGAAGGAACGCTTCGCGGGGAGGCGCCGCTCTATTACCGGATGCCGGCCTGGCCGGAACGTTAA
- a CDS encoding HAD family hydrolase, whose translation MIYVSDLDRTLIYSPAALGVPENTPGLLPAESDGGRTLSYISAAALEALSGLPPEVVFIPVTTRTVAQYRRIELFQDLVIPEYAVTSNGGTILVNGAVDQEWRAGMEAKVKAGSASAAEVRTIVLEALRQEWIASERWCDEFFFTFVVHRDLIPAETALALSDRLYGLGWRVSLQGRKLYAVPAAVSKSEAVLHISSRLGRRVMAASGDSLLDRSMLDIADCAIVPPHGEIYAQAAQRANADGASGAGETVDAGSTRDAGGARGTGSAKDAASTTGTGGTGGARGTGSAKDAASTTGTGGTGGARGTGRAKDAASTTVAGGTGDVHPGGYRFTNQSGVFAADEILSMVREFHERNRAAAEAEAGAS comes from the coding sequence ATGATCTATGTCAGCGATCTTGACCGCACGCTGATCTACTCCCCGGCGGCGCTCGGCGTGCCGGAGAACACGCCGGGACTTCTCCCGGCGGAATCGGACGGCGGCCGGACCTTGTCCTATATATCCGCAGCCGCCCTGGAGGCGCTGAGCGGGCTGCCGCCGGAGGTGGTCTTCATTCCGGTGACAACACGCACCGTGGCCCAGTACCGGCGCATCGAGTTGTTCCAGGACCTTGTGATCCCGGAATACGCCGTGACAAGCAACGGCGGCACCATTCTGGTGAACGGCGCCGTTGATCAGGAATGGCGGGCCGGCATGGAAGCGAAGGTGAAGGCCGGGTCCGCCTCCGCTGCGGAAGTCAGAACGATTGTGCTTGAAGCGCTGCGGCAGGAATGGATCGCCAGCGAACGCTGGTGCGATGAATTCTTCTTCACTTTTGTAGTGCACCGTGACCTCATTCCGGCAGAGACGGCGCTCGCGCTGTCGGACAGGCTGTACGGTCTTGGCTGGCGGGTGTCGCTGCAGGGCCGCAAGCTGTATGCCGTTCCGGCAGCCGTCAGCAAGAGCGAGGCGGTGCTGCATATCAGCAGCAGGCTGGGCAGGCGCGTGATGGCGGCCTCCGGCGATTCGCTGCTGGACCGGAGTATGCTGGATATCGCCGACTGCGCCATCGTTCCGCCGCATGGCGAAATCTACGCCCAAGCCGCGCAGCGGGCTAATGCGGATGGCGCGAGTGGCGCAGGAGAGACGGTAGACGCGGGCAGCACAAGAGATGCAGGCGGCGCAAGAGGTACAGGCAGCGCAAAAGACGCTGCCAGCACCACGGGCACGGGCGGAACAGGCGGCGCAAGAGGTACAGGCAGCGCAAAAGACGCTGCCAGCACCACGGGCACGGGCGGAACAGGCGGCGCAAGAGGTACAGGTCGCGCAAAAGACGCTGCCAGCACCACGGTCGCAGGTGGCACAGGCGATGTCCACCCCGGCGGCTACCGGTTTACAAACCAGTCCGGCGTGTTCGCCGCCGACGAAATTCTGTCGATGGTCCGGGAGTTCCATGAACGGAACCGAGCGGCCGCCGAAGCGGAAGCAGGTGCCTCATGA
- a CDS encoding TPM domain-containing protein, translating to MLLLIGLLWLPGLCSAAAIPERTGIVTDRAGMLTSGEASELAREAESGNYRLYVLTIDSLNGESSATYAADVYDAWRLSGRDILLLLSSSDQQAELSFINPQLQSALDSWSSSSGAGTGSAAVKQVIDTYFIPHAKSGDFAGGIKALAGALDDIGSGRQDIGGGGQGAANSTAGSFPLGTIAALLIGVLILGVIAYVAISGSRLRRQLSGRREQIGDLLVRANRALDSLKPFQGIVQGKTGEMAEGISSRLSNALIELSALNSENQGELPAFWKLGALRTVIGVLQEKEDSYRSLLEGEEKQIAVISEADRGVKAKINELKQDMPELNEDLQETLKETGFGLQEIAEDLKELSEETDKADQLELFDPVAVQELAGEAQAKQEQIERDIQDVEVYRNKLRQFPERLAAARARIAELIQANSLQNMKVKPYDNLESASSRMATLEAPLSSGMMDEVRSISAAVDVLVEEAVAMTERQARLRESNRSDLETARSGFGTLRQRRSELQSRISEAGRRFDSRHIASPQTALDEWSRRIAEAEGELPRIEALTSDERGEFEQARTALDRLLALQEEGGHALGGAADAVAGLGDRLNRVSAALQEGESRLEAARMQLRSKGLSLGGGLSLSSVPGYRELQSGLSAAPFNLDELEAAAGSYTAQVAQIADEAARLIRRREEEERRAQMAMLEEQARRQQRPPGTPPFGGGGFGGGGDGFGGGGGRSGGGGHSGGGGGRSSGGSSWGGGGKSGGGSKW from the coding sequence ATGTTACTGTTGATCGGTCTATTATGGCTGCCCGGCCTTTGCTCCGCAGCGGCAATCCCGGAGCGCACGGGCATTGTAACTGACCGGGCGGGAATGCTGACCTCCGGCGAAGCTAGTGAGCTCGCCCGGGAAGCGGAGAGCGGAAATTACCGGCTGTACGTGCTGACGATCGACTCCTTGAACGGCGAATCCTCGGCCACATACGCGGCAGACGTCTACGACGCCTGGCGGTTGTCGGGCCGTGATATCCTGCTGCTCCTCTCATCCAGCGATCAGCAGGCGGAGCTCAGCTTCATCAATCCGCAGCTCCAGAGCGCCCTGGATTCCTGGTCTTCCAGCAGCGGAGCCGGAACCGGGTCTGCTGCGGTCAAGCAGGTGATTGATACCTATTTCATCCCCCATGCGAAGAGCGGAGATTTCGCGGGTGGTATCAAGGCGCTGGCTGGCGCCCTTGATGACATCGGCAGCGGCAGACAAGACATCGGCGGCGGCGGACAAGGGGCCGCCAATTCCACAGCGGGTTCCTTTCCGCTGGGCACGATCGCCGCTCTGCTGATCGGTGTGCTGATACTCGGAGTCATCGCCTATGTGGCGATCTCCGGCTCCCGGCTGCGCAGACAGCTGTCGGGCCGGCGCGAGCAGATCGGCGACCTGCTCGTGCGGGCCAACCGGGCGCTGGATTCTCTGAAGCCGTTTCAGGGCATTGTGCAGGGCAAGACCGGCGAAATGGCGGAGGGAATCTCCTCCCGCCTCTCGAATGCGCTTATCGAGCTCTCCGCCCTGAACTCGGAGAACCAGGGTGAGCTTCCCGCCTTCTGGAAGCTGGGCGCCCTGCGGACAGTCATCGGCGTCCTTCAGGAGAAGGAAGACTCCTACCGGAGCTTGCTGGAGGGAGAGGAGAAGCAGATCGCGGTCATCAGCGAAGCGGACCGTGGCGTCAAGGCGAAGATCAACGAATTGAAGCAGGATATGCCCGAACTGAACGAGGATCTTCAGGAGACGCTGAAGGAGACGGGATTCGGGCTTCAGGAGATCGCGGAAGATCTGAAGGAGCTGTCCGAGGAGACGGATAAAGCGGACCAGTTAGAGCTGTTCGACCCGGTAGCTGTCCAGGAGCTTGCCGGCGAGGCGCAAGCGAAGCAGGAGCAGATCGAACGGGATATTCAGGACGTGGAGGTCTACCGCAACAAGCTGCGCCAATTCCCGGAACGCCTGGCGGCAGCCAGAGCCAGGATCGCGGAATTGATTCAGGCGAACTCGCTTCAGAACATGAAGGTGAAGCCTTACGATAATCTGGAGTCGGCTTCCTCGCGGATGGCGACTCTGGAGGCTCCGCTGAGCAGCGGAATGATGGACGAGGTGCGGAGCATTTCCGCAGCGGTCGATGTGCTGGTCGAAGAGGCGGTCGCCATGACCGAGCGGCAGGCACGGCTGCGGGAGAGCAACCGCAGCGATCTGGAGACGGCCCGCAGCGGCTTCGGCACTCTCCGCCAGCGCCGGAGCGAGCTGCAGAGCCGGATTTCGGAAGCCGGCCGCCGCTTCGACTCGCGGCATATCGCTTCGCCGCAGACGGCACTGGACGAATGGAGCCGCCGCATAGCGGAAGCGGAAGGCGAGCTTCCCCGGATCGAAGCTCTGACGAGCGATGAGCGCGGGGAATTCGAGCAGGCCCGTACCGCGCTGGATCGCCTGCTGGCGCTCCAGGAGGAAGGCGGCCACGCGCTTGGCGGCGCAGCCGATGCCGTCGCCGGGCTTGGCGACCGGCTGAACCGGGTAAGCGCGGCGCTCCAGGAAGGCGAGAGCCGGCTGGAGGCGGCCCGGATGCAGCTGCGCAGCAAGGGCCTGTCCCTGGGGGGCGGACTCTCGCTCTCGTCCGTCCCGGGATACCGGGAGCTGCAGAGCGGCCTGTCTGCAGCGCCCTTCAACCTCGATGAGCTGGAGGCAGCGGCCGGGAGCTATACCGCTCAGGTTGCCCAGATCGCGGATGAGGCGGCCCGTCTGATCCGGCGGCGTGAAGAAGAGGAGCGCCGGGCCCAGATGGCGATGCTTGAGGAGCAGGCGCGCAGACAGCAGCGTCCGCCGGGAACGCCTCCCTTTGGGGGTGGCGGCTTTGGCGGTGGCGGTGATGGCTTCGGCGGAGGCGGGGGCCGCAGTGGCGGTGGTGGACACAGCGGAGGCGGAGGCGGCCGGTCCTCCGGCGGCTCCTCCTGGGGAGGCGGAGGCAAGTCGGGCGGCGGCTCTAAATGGTAG
- a CDS encoding toxic anion resistance protein yields MSTPLIPLKKEDEDKVVQEASQLIERVAKTDTVQLDTLMDDIGKLGVKTQEKAGQTLKLLDRPVNELMSGKRTEVSNMILKLRNECEDLQQSKNVSFFGKMLRKSPLKNYVYKYQSVRTNIDAIITGLRDGRDTLEESIVNMRQLKRTSMDEIYNLQTKIAFGNRLKEMFDAEIAKPENEYRKTYLERGLRKVVTRIQSMTEMIMLYNQAIAATDIINDNNDKLIDSVNNAIDKTSNLITVSAMIAMSLADQENVISAVEATNKTIEDQFKENARLLRTTTEKTTELLAKPSMSMEAVNQAIGDLMSALDTSEQSNRRIIESCQDYTTKMTAINTQLGNRLGQGEQNRPQALNQDADSGLGSFLN; encoded by the coding sequence ATGTCCACACCGCTGATTCCACTGAAGAAGGAAGATGAAGACAAGGTTGTCCAGGAAGCCTCGCAGTTGATCGAGAGAGTTGCGAAGACCGACACCGTTCAATTGGACACGCTGATGGACGATATTGGCAAGCTGGGCGTCAAGACGCAGGAGAAGGCGGGGCAGACGCTGAAGCTGCTGGACCGTCCGGTCAACGAGCTGATGAGCGGGAAGCGGACTGAAGTGTCGAACATGATTCTGAAGCTGCGGAATGAATGCGAGGATCTGCAGCAGAGCAAGAATGTGAGCTTTTTCGGCAAAATGCTCCGCAAAAGCCCGCTCAAGAACTACGTCTACAAGTACCAGTCCGTCCGCACGAATATCGACGCCATCATCACCGGCCTCCGGGACGGCAGGGACACGCTGGAGGAGAGCATCGTCAACATGCGCCAGCTCAAGCGCACCTCCATGGATGAGATCTATAATCTCCAGACCAAAATCGCGTTCGGCAATCGGCTGAAGGAGATGTTCGATGCCGAAATCGCCAAGCCGGAGAACGAGTACCGTAAGACTTATCTGGAGAGAGGCCTGCGCAAGGTCGTGACGCGCATCCAATCGATGACCGAAATGATCATGCTGTACAACCAGGCGATCGCTGCCACGGACATCATCAACGACAACAACGACAAGCTGATCGACTCCGTGAACAATGCGATCGACAAGACCTCGAATCTCATCACGGTCTCGGCCATGATCGCCATGTCGCTGGCGGACCAGGAGAATGTCATCTCCGCCGTCGAGGCGACCAACAAGACGATCGAGGACCAGTTCAAGGAGAACGCGCGGCTGCTGCGTACGACGACGGAGAAGACGACCGAGCTTCTGGCCAAGCCGTCCATGTCCATGGAGGCCGTCAATCAGGCGATCGGCGATCTGATGTCCGCCCTCGATACGTCGGAGCAGTCCAACCGCCGCATCATCGAGAGCTGCCAGGATTACACGACCAAGATGACCGCGATCAATACGCAGCTCGGCAACCGTCTCGGGCAGGGCGAGCAGAACCGTCCCCAGGCGCTGAATCAGGATGCGGACAGCGGGCTCGGCAGCTTTTTGAACTGA
- a CDS encoding LysR family transcriptional regulator, producing MELTYLRTFCEVAASGSYTRAAENLGYAQSSITAQIAKLEELYGAKLLERSGRGMAPTFAGRTLLGYAHHILALVGEAKEAVSEGHSGELAIGSIETLAAYFLPHRLHRYRSAYPGIRLRVVPGSEPDIIASVRNNTADFGLIFDKPCTLDELNTLALSQEELFVVVPPGHHLAERKSADFAMLAGEKLVLTEESCTYRNHLLHALRERGISPRIELELGNLEGIKQAVRHEWGVAYLPGYTIKDEVEKGELKAVPLAAGGGLGFQIQLVYRKDRWLSPSQRRFIETMEGRSPE from the coding sequence ATGGAACTTACGTATTTGCGCACATTCTGCGAGGTAGCGGCAAGCGGCAGCTACACACGGGCTGCGGAGAATCTCGGCTATGCCCAGTCCAGCATTACCGCCCAGATCGCCAAGCTGGAGGAGCTGTACGGCGCGAAGCTGCTGGAGCGCTCCGGCCGGGGGATGGCGCCGACCTTCGCCGGGCGGACGCTTCTCGGGTATGCCCATCATATTCTCGCGCTCGTAGGGGAAGCGAAGGAGGCCGTCTCCGAAGGGCATAGCGGCGAGCTGGCCATAGGCTCGATCGAGACGCTGGCCGCCTATTTCCTGCCTCATCGGCTTCACCGCTACCGCAGCGCCTACCCCGGCATCCGGCTGCGCGTAGTCCCCGGCTCCGAGCCGGACATTATCGCTTCGGTGCGGAATAATACAGCGGATTTCGGCTTGATTTTCGACAAGCCCTGTACGCTGGATGAACTGAACACGCTGGCTCTGAGCCAGGAGGAGCTGTTCGTCGTTGTCCCTCCCGGACATCATCTCGCGGAGCGGAAATCGGCGGACTTTGCCATGCTGGCCGGGGAGAAGCTGGTGCTTACCGAGGAGAGCTGCACATACCGGAATCATCTGCTGCATGCTCTGAGGGAGCGGGGGATTTCGCCACGAATCGAGCTGGAGCTTGGGAATCTGGAGGGAATCAAACAGGCGGTTAGGCATGAATGGGGAGTTGCTTATCTGCCGGGTTATACGATTAAGGATGAGGTGGAAAAGGGTGAACTGAAGGCGGTTCCGCTTGCTGCTGGCGGCGGCCTGGGCTTTCAGATTCAGCTCGTCTACCGCAAGGACCGCTGGCTGTCTCCTTCGCAGCGGCGGTTCATCGAGACGATGGAGGGACGGTCGCCGGAATAG